The Fimbriimonadales bacterium genome contains a region encoding:
- a CDS encoding helical backbone metal receptor, giving the protein MLRLVWVLPGVILLGWMGCGEKPAEYGGELPKQVYGRVISLSPSITELMAMLNLEKILIGRTAVDDSPQSIVDIPIVANPRPDFERIMAIRPDLVLADKHLLNPADEKRLRELNLNLKIIEIDSVEDWKRTVLELGNLFLEQSLASRKVDEVDEAIARAKSDPIEPKPKVLVAMGGSQPWVAGTDSFQADVVRNAGGEYVGPKADKFVQVTPEQIIAWNPDIVFVSDDPSMYYKDKAWSLTEAGKRKRIIGVKANLILRPGARVADLIDSLYGEMKRQMSGGRT; this is encoded by the coding sequence ATGCTTCGTCTGGTTTGGGTGCTTCCAGGGGTTATCCTTTTAGGTTGGATGGGTTGCGGGGAAAAGCCGGCAGAGTATGGCGGAGAACTCCCTAAGCAGGTCTACGGGAGGGTGATTTCATTGAGCCCGAGCATTACCGAACTCATGGCGATGCTCAATCTCGAAAAAATTCTTATCGGCCGCACCGCTGTGGACGATTCTCCGCAAAGCATCGTGGACATCCCCATCGTGGCGAACCCGAGACCCGATTTCGAGCGAATCATGGCAATCCGCCCCGACCTCGTCCTGGCTGATAAGCATCTACTCAATCCAGCAGACGAAAAACGATTGCGAGAACTGAATCTCAACCTCAAAATCATCGAAATCGATTCGGTGGAAGATTGGAAACGAACCGTACTAGAGTTAGGGAATCTGTTTTTAGAGCAGTCGCTTGCGAGTAGGAAAGTAGATGAAGTAGACGAGGCGATAGCGAGGGCAAAAAGCGACCCGATAGAACCTAAGCCTAAAGTGCTTGTCGCGATGGGAGGTTCGCAGCCATGGGTTGCCGGGACGGATTCTTTCCAAGCAGACGTTGTCCGTAACGCGGGTGGTGAATATGTCGGACCCAAAGCAGATAAATTCGTGCAAGTGACTCCTGAACAAATCATCGCATGGAATCCGGACATCGTCTTCGTGAGCGACGACCCATCTATGTATTACAAAGACAAAGCCTGGTCATTGACGGAAGCAGGCAAACGCAAAAGAATCATCGGAGTGAAAGCGAATTTGATTCTTCGCCCTGGCGCTCGTGTAGCGGATCTAATCGATTCCTTATACGGAGAGATGAAGAGGCAAATGAGCGGAGGCAGAACTTAA
- the msrB gene encoding peptide-methionine (R)-S-oxide reductase MsrB, producing the protein MKTPIIHALTVAGLLVLSGCGGSGGLSGSESSAGTVGVFLTDSFRDDYEHVWVRIYKVEMRDSEGIFRSAYESTEGALQDLKSLRDEWGGKFAHLANASMPPGTYDQVRVTLKDEIGLIRKGETKGELKHFTKTILDAGDAVITFDLNPPLVSPSEENKIIIDFDLEKFSLDNEGNVVPVLRQGDDTGFENPERHEAQEYHGIVTSLESGFFLLDLVESGLIKVLYDDAALLSEEVPAESSQEQNIPLKNGQSVEIEGKYDPTRNSVLATAIRVSEIEKPAGGVELSGIAQSVDTQTNALILTKLQNPRGFTPKETTVKVIWDDKTLMRRGNEIVKGDSLSENTVLKVVGIYDEKTNTIHATYVFIKTNTLNNKDGLSMNMEPCDRTDEEWKKLLTPEQYRILREKGTEPAFTGKFWNNKEKGVYICAGCGEELFASETKFDSGTGWPSFWDVLDSGKVELREDLSHGMRRTEVVCAKCGGHLGHLFSDGPQPTGKRYCINSASLDFKKKEDKP; encoded by the coding sequence ATGAAAACACCTATAATTCACGCTCTGACGGTTGCGGGTCTTCTCGTCCTGTCCGGCTGCGGGGGAAGCGGGGGGCTCTCCGGCTCCGAATCCTCTGCTGGCACGGTAGGGGTTTTTCTCACCGATAGTTTCCGCGATGATTACGAACACGTGTGGGTGAGGATTTATAAAGTCGAAATGCGGGATTCGGAAGGCATATTCCGATCGGCGTACGAGAGCACGGAAGGAGCATTGCAGGACTTGAAATCTCTGCGAGATGAATGGGGGGGAAAATTCGCTCATCTTGCAAATGCTTCTATGCCACCAGGAACCTACGACCAAGTTCGAGTTACATTGAAAGACGAAATCGGATTGATTCGCAAAGGTGAAACAAAGGGAGAACTGAAACATTTTACGAAAACAATCCTCGATGCAGGGGATGCAGTGATAACCTTCGACCTCAATCCGCCGCTCGTTTCTCCTTCAGAAGAAAACAAAATCATCATCGATTTCGATCTCGAAAAATTCTCTCTCGATAACGAAGGAAATGTAGTTCCCGTGCTTCGACAAGGTGATGATACAGGCTTCGAAAATCCAGAAAGACACGAAGCGCAGGAATATCACGGAATCGTAACGAGCCTCGAGTCGGGTTTCTTTTTGCTCGACCTCGTGGAAAGTGGATTAATCAAAGTTCTCTACGATGACGCCGCGCTTCTATCCGAAGAAGTGCCTGCCGAATCATCGCAAGAGCAGAATATACCGTTGAAAAATGGACAATCCGTCGAGATCGAAGGTAAATACGACCCTACACGAAATTCTGTCCTCGCAACCGCCATACGTGTCAGTGAAATCGAAAAACCTGCAGGGGGGGTAGAACTCTCGGGAATCGCACAAAGCGTAGACACCCAAACGAATGCTCTTATATTGACAAAGTTACAAAATCCTCGAGGTTTCACCCCGAAGGAGACCACAGTGAAGGTCATTTGGGATGACAAAACACTTATGCGACGAGGGAATGAAATCGTGAAGGGAGATTCGCTATCGGAAAATACCGTTTTGAAGGTGGTTGGCATTTATGACGAAAAAACGAATACAATCCATGCAACATACGTCTTCATCAAAACGAATACACTAAATAACAAGGATGGATTGAGCATGAATATGGAACCCTGTGACCGAACCGACGAAGAATGGAAGAAACTCCTAACTCCAGAGCAATATCGCATTCTCCGAGAGAAAGGCACCGAACCTGCCTTTACGGGAAAGTTTTGGAACAATAAAGAAAAGGGAGTTTATATTTGCGCTGGATGTGGGGAAGAATTATTCGCCTCGGAGACGAAATTCGATTCGGGAACGGGTTGGCCGAGTTTTTGGGATGTATTGGATAGCGGAAAAGTCGAATTACGTGAGGATTTGAGTCATGGTATGCGTCGTACAGAGGTCGTATGTGCAAAATGCGGCGGGCACTTAGGTCACCTCTTTTCAGACGGTCCTCAACCGACCGGTAAGCGCTACTGCATCAACTCTGCAAGTCTCGACTTCAAAAAGAAAGAGGATAAGCCTTAA
- a CDS encoding tetratricopeptide repeat protein yields MNGVILLSSVVLQASVSGSIIWPSASPSEWEIALLTPGAEISQKMKDTSHFEFSDVKPGSYRIRIKKDKEEFFILNILIEEGKNEITLYYPPSLNKEERSAGLKNAFEAGQKALNEGRYDEAAGHFRNALAWDTGQAPLWASLALTSVGAKKFDDALNAWKMAMRLDPEEASYWNNYGSTLFQMGRYEEAPPYFVRAAELNPDGKGIFLSNAAAAWLAAGNENEAISAYEKAIEDPNVLPDAYYHLGSLLAKTGKSKEASEHLKKYLQLAPDGIYSNSAKKLLQQMGR; encoded by the coding sequence ATGAACGGGGTCATTCTTCTATCCAGCGTGGTTCTTCAAGCCAGTGTTTCTGGTTCGATAATCTGGCCTAGCGCGTCTCCTTCGGAATGGGAAATCGCTTTGCTAACTCCCGGGGCGGAAATTTCACAAAAGATGAAAGATACGAGTCATTTCGAGTTTTCCGATGTCAAGCCGGGCTCTTATCGAATTAGAATCAAAAAAGATAAAGAAGAATTCTTTATCCTCAACATTTTGATCGAAGAAGGAAAAAACGAAATCACACTTTACTATCCACCGAGTTTGAACAAAGAGGAAAGATCTGCAGGGCTCAAAAACGCCTTCGAAGCAGGGCAAAAAGCGCTGAACGAAGGGCGTTATGACGAAGCGGCGGGGCATTTTCGGAATGCTCTTGCATGGGATACGGGTCAAGCCCCCCTCTGGGCATCATTAGCCCTTACATCGGTCGGTGCAAAAAAATTCGACGATGCACTAAATGCATGGAAAATGGCAATGCGCCTCGATCCGGAGGAGGCATCCTATTGGAACAACTACGGCTCTACTTTATTTCAAATGGGCAGATACGAAGAAGCCCCCCCTTATTTCGTGAGAGCCGCGGAACTCAACCCGGATGGCAAAGGTATTTTTTTGTCGAACGCTGCGGCTGCATGGCTCGCTGCCGGGAATGAAAACGAAGCTATCTCCGCATACGAAAAGGCTATCGAAGACCCGAACGTGCTTCCCGATGCATACTATCATTTAGGTTCCCTCCTCGCTAAAACCGGAAAGTCGAAAGAGGCTTCGGAACATTTGAAGAAATATCTTCAATTAGCGCCGGACGGAATTTATAGTAATTCCGCGAAAAAACTGTTGCAGCAAATGGGAAGATGA
- a CDS encoding S-methyl-5'-thioadenosine phosphorylase, whose product MRAEIGIFGGSGFYSLIENVREIKVDTPYGPPSDSIFLAEVHKRKIAFLPRHGRRHDIPPHKINYRANVWAFKSLGVKAVISPCAAGSLQVHVKPGDFVLCDQFVDRTHGRIDTFYDGPIVSHINSAETYDPTLRKIAAETLSEHGVSFHERGTVVVIQGPRFSTKAESKWFSEQGWEVINMTQYPEVYLCRELGMAVVNISLITDYDSGVITGTPPVSAAEVIEMFTRNSETLRNVVLEMIGKFPKDLDSLGAAKALDFARGDAHVATSEDVRLHEIRF is encoded by the coding sequence ATGCGTGCTGAAATCGGAATATTCGGCGGCTCAGGATTTTATTCTTTGATAGAGAACGTTCGTGAAATTAAAGTAGATACACCTTACGGACCACCGAGCGATTCGATATTTTTGGCGGAGGTACATAAACGTAAAATAGCGTTCCTTCCCAGGCACGGACGAAGACACGACATTCCTCCACACAAAATCAATTATCGAGCGAATGTCTGGGCTTTCAAATCTTTAGGAGTGAAAGCCGTAATCAGTCCTTGTGCGGCAGGCAGTTTGCAAGTACATGTGAAACCGGGAGATTTCGTGCTCTGCGACCAGTTCGTTGACAGAACACATGGTCGCATCGATACTTTTTACGATGGGCCAATCGTCTCGCATATTAATTCTGCAGAGACTTATGACCCGACATTACGCAAAATCGCAGCGGAAACTCTTTCCGAACATGGAGTTTCTTTTCACGAAAGGGGAACTGTGGTCGTTATTCAAGGTCCGCGTTTCAGCACGAAAGCGGAAAGCAAATGGTTTTCCGAGCAAGGGTGGGAAGTAATTAACATGACGCAATATCCAGAAGTCTACTTATGCAGAGAATTAGGAATGGCTGTTGTCAATATATCGCTCATTACGGATTACGATAGCGGAGTAATAACGGGAACACCACCGGTTAGCGCTGCCGAGGTAATCGAAATGTTCACTCGAAATTCCGAAACGTTGCGAAACGTTGTTTTGGAGATGATCGGGAAGTTTCCGAAGGATTTGGATTCGTTGGGAGCTGCGAAGGCTTTAGATTTTGCCCGCGGAGATGCCCACGTCGCTACTTCGGAAGATGTTCGTTTGCATGAAATACGCTTCTGA
- a CDS encoding HEAT repeat domain-containing protein → MIVFSIASLVIGFTRPSAPPQAGEWVTLGEITVFGQTDPDGRKLPPRKVPIRFPVNFLPAPDETMPHLKAEGYNLLLNEAGNIGRAYRDKGGWEEFKALYQEAQKRIQEGKANVWKCKAVVFRRTDVLYKREDGVLEPQRNYVSESDLNFCLETFARFKALVEAFTRGALEMQITVSIEEEPITGYYERDQVWTLDPREAGYEYLRGRFNFGDFDCILYMFHPGTTRSFSFGGTAGRTNNATQAYVILSNGREFGKRIGHTEAMLHEWYHQIEDTYFHYGFGGREWSWLPWLHNASQNGYSTDEVGYSGWFSWLRDLMQNSVTEEMWKLLSNRKEPDWKNAIRQTRRWKNEEYKWNDVRDSPWQKLPFLTPEDIAKRLGASKVEIRAEESAVLFIPEGFDAKTPILKDIDLDDFTLNNELQFAKEAMARIGNNQRDLIFIRWNVADFVLRNLYNENGEEPKVLGYISVDGRVMLVAETKPLPDTLCETNTLALGNERTKIFVKARGEYLKGEEASVSFRSGSNDIRYVVTDWEGKVIPFEANGNLSISSLGVGTHFLKVQGILSNGERIERPFVIRVIEPIRAKLQDVGTRRISGSDFELKLFLKNGSKSSRVKLTPILPDGWSIEGFPQEISLDAYEQKELRAKGKVSSEVRDGKATIRLEITADAYPGSVKTEELILSRETGKTLKHDAFEMGTEGWDAEREDSGGWTVRTVEGGVQGKCLEIEDSGGVRWGRVTAFGFYRAGKRDPEGMGYETSSYPYLDFYFKTDSVQSLGLVVTLHQGKRYVIMLTGPYQEQWGESVQLPRAKFIPNGEWQRIVYPLHEELTKVAGKGPHYVVDISLGDTRTFSSNQYRSSNRFQHYVDEFRITREADLSANTTVNDPDAEINKEGDPNSTNADDRARACANLPENAPPERIAQIRKLIEDKSPLVRLNATAAFTRIKDADSIPMLIQRVKLDPDPGVALQAVKALAFQDTPEAWEAIASFTRLHRYGEEPLSEAALQLSKKGNPEYRKDISILLAARSWKTRRDGAKALGNFQDERSQIVLMAFLQELDPMVRIAVVQGANPDVPLVARRLEWGSVNDLSNVVRGYCYARLTRAKDPVIRSRGYAGLKEADPEIRRIVCEEMGNDSQEHHVSYLQEMLKDPNPYVRAAAVSSLFKMPGERKYEEISVLSEEEYEQVLLPVLHVAKSGKIKLPDEMLSRLSEHRNAEVRTLVKELKNS, encoded by the coding sequence ATGATTGTTTTCTCCATTGCATCGCTCGTAATCGGCTTCACTCGACCATCAGCCCCCCCTCAAGCAGGAGAATGGGTTACTCTCGGTGAAATCACGGTCTTCGGTCAAACCGATCCCGACGGGCGGAAATTGCCCCCCCGTAAAGTCCCCATTCGGTTTCCAGTAAATTTTCTTCCCGCGCCAGACGAAACGATGCCGCATTTAAAGGCTGAAGGATACAATCTCCTCCTCAACGAAGCGGGAAATATAGGAAGAGCCTATCGAGACAAAGGCGGTTGGGAGGAATTCAAAGCGCTTTACCAGGAAGCGCAAAAAAGAATTCAAGAAGGTAAAGCGAATGTTTGGAAATGTAAAGCAGTCGTCTTTAGGAGAACAGACGTGCTTTACAAAAGAGAAGATGGCGTACTCGAGCCTCAGCGAAACTATGTATCCGAATCGGACTTGAATTTTTGTTTGGAAACCTTCGCGCGGTTCAAAGCGTTAGTCGAAGCGTTTACTCGGGGGGCGCTGGAAATGCAAATTACCGTGAGTATCGAAGAGGAGCCGATTACGGGTTATTACGAACGTGACCAAGTTTGGACGCTCGACCCGCGTGAGGCAGGTTACGAGTATCTGCGTGGACGTTTCAATTTCGGCGATTTCGATTGTATTTTATACATGTTCCATCCCGGAACGACGCGTTCCTTCAGTTTCGGCGGCACAGCGGGTCGTACGAATAACGCGACACAAGCCTATGTGATTCTTTCCAACGGAAGGGAATTCGGGAAGCGCATCGGTCACACCGAAGCGATGCTTCACGAATGGTATCACCAAATCGAAGACACGTATTTTCATTATGGTTTCGGAGGGCGAGAATGGTCGTGGCTGCCCTGGCTTCATAACGCATCGCAAAACGGTTATTCCACAGACGAAGTCGGATATTCCGGCTGGTTTTCGTGGCTTCGAGATTTGATGCAGAACAGTGTCACCGAAGAAATGTGGAAGTTATTGAGCAACCGTAAAGAACCAGATTGGAAAAACGCCATCCGCCAGACTCGAAGATGGAAGAATGAAGAATATAAATGGAACGATGTGCGCGATTCGCCTTGGCAAAAACTTCCGTTTCTTACTCCTGAGGATATCGCGAAAAGATTAGGAGCCTCGAAAGTCGAGATTCGAGCAGAGGAATCAGCAGTTCTATTTATCCCAGAAGGGTTCGATGCGAAGACACCGATTCTCAAAGACATCGATTTAGACGATTTCACTTTGAACAACGAATTGCAATTTGCAAAAGAAGCGATGGCTCGAATCGGAAACAACCAGCGCGATTTAATTTTCATTCGTTGGAACGTTGCCGATTTCGTTCTCCGCAATTTGTATAACGAAAACGGTGAAGAACCTAAAGTCTTAGGTTATATCAGCGTGGATGGAAGAGTCATGCTTGTAGCAGAAACGAAACCTCTGCCCGATACTCTATGCGAAACGAACACGCTCGCGTTAGGAAACGAAAGAACAAAAATATTCGTAAAAGCACGCGGAGAATATCTAAAAGGCGAAGAGGCTTCCGTTTCCTTCCGGTCTGGATCGAATGACATACGATATGTCGTAACGGATTGGGAAGGAAAGGTGATTCCTTTCGAAGCAAACGGAAATCTGTCTATAAGTTCATTAGGAGTCGGAACGCATTTTTTGAAAGTTCAGGGAATTCTTTCGAATGGAGAGCGGATAGAGAGGCCGTTCGTTATTCGAGTTATCGAACCGATTCGTGCGAAACTTCAAGACGTGGGAACGAGAAGAATCTCCGGTTCCGATTTCGAATTGAAACTCTTTTTGAAAAACGGAAGCAAGTCGTCTCGCGTAAAGCTCACCCCGATTCTTCCTGATGGATGGAGCATAGAAGGATTTCCGCAAGAGATTTCGTTGGATGCATATGAGCAAAAAGAATTGCGTGCAAAAGGGAAAGTTTCCAGCGAAGTTCGTGATGGCAAAGCCACGATTCGACTCGAGATCACCGCAGACGCTTATCCTGGAAGCGTGAAAACAGAAGAATTAATCCTTTCCCGTGAAACAGGCAAGACCTTGAAACATGACGCTTTCGAAATGGGAACAGAAGGTTGGGATGCGGAAAGAGAAGATTCCGGCGGCTGGACGGTTCGAACGGTAGAGGGGGGGGTACAAGGAAAATGTTTGGAAATAGAAGATTCCGGCGGAGTGCGATGGGGAAGAGTAACCGCATTCGGTTTCTATCGCGCTGGGAAAAGAGATCCCGAAGGAATGGGTTATGAAACATCCTCTTATCCTTATCTCGATTTTTATTTCAAAACCGATTCGGTGCAAAGTCTCGGCTTGGTAGTGACTCTTCACCAAGGTAAGCGCTATGTGATTATGCTAACGGGACCGTATCAGGAGCAGTGGGGCGAAAGTGTTCAATTACCGAGAGCGAAATTCATTCCGAATGGAGAGTGGCAGCGCATCGTTTACCCATTGCACGAAGAATTGACAAAAGTCGCCGGAAAAGGACCACATTACGTAGTAGATATCTCACTCGGAGATACACGCACATTCAGTAGCAATCAATATCGCTCTTCGAATCGTTTCCAACATTATGTTGACGAATTCCGCATCACTCGAGAAGCAGACCTTTCAGCCAATACGACCGTTAACGACCCAGATGCAGAAATCAACAAAGAAGGAGACCCGAATTCTACTAACGCAGACGACAGAGCGCGTGCCTGTGCGAATTTGCCGGAAAATGCCCCCCCTGAACGCATTGCTCAAATTCGCAAACTCATCGAAGATAAATCTCCTTTGGTGCGATTGAATGCCACTGCTGCATTTACTCGTATCAAAGACGCCGATTCGATTCCGATGCTTATACAAAGAGTAAAACTCGACCCCGACCCTGGAGTCGCTCTACAAGCAGTAAAAGCCCTCGCTTTTCAAGATACACCCGAGGCTTGGGAAGCGATAGCCTCTTTTACGAGGCTTCACCGCTACGGCGAAGAACCACTTTCCGAGGCAGCCTTGCAGTTGAGCAAAAAAGGAAACCCCGAATATAGAAAGGACATCTCCATCCTGTTGGCTGCACGCTCATGGAAGACAAGGCGAGATGGAGCGAAAGCGCTGGGAAATTTTCAAGATGAACGCTCGCAAATCGTGCTCATGGCGTTTTTACAGGAGTTGGACCCGATGGTGCGGATTGCCGTAGTACAAGGAGCGAATCCAGATGTTCCCCTTGTCGCAAGAAGGCTGGAATGGGGCAGTGTCAACGACCTTTCGAATGTGGTTCGTGGATATTGTTATGCTCGGCTCACTCGCGCTAAAGACCCGGTGATCAGGTCACGCGGTTATGCGGGTTTAAAAGAAGCCGACCCCGAAATCAGAAGAATAGTTTGCGAAGAAATGGGGAACGACTCGCAAGAACATCATGTTTCTTATTTACAAGAGATGCTCAAAGACCCTAATCCCTATGTGCGTGCCGCCGCTGTGAGTTCGCTTTTCAAAATGCCCGGAGAGCGTAAATACGAGGAAATCAGTGTTTTATCCGAAGAAGAATACGAGCAAGTGCTTTTACCTGTACTTCATGTAGCAAAATCGGGCAAAATCAAACTTCCGGATGAAATGCTCTCCCGCTTATCGGAACATCGTAACGCTGAGGTTCGCACACTCGTAAAGGAGTTAAAAAATTCATGA
- the rpiB gene encoding ribose 5-phosphate isomerase B produces the protein MTILLGSDHAGFALRRVLAQWLFDRGYAVSEFGATDENAFDYPDAAAAVAERISRGEAPFGVLICGTGIGMAMAANKFPGVRAAVCWDVRSARLSREHNHANILCMGGRLISAEDAVAILEAFLNEPESQEPRHIRRVGKINALGCSSEKSSERKTELQEAK, from the coding sequence ATGACAATTTTATTAGGTTCTGACCACGCTGGTTTCGCCCTTCGCAGAGTTCTCGCTCAATGGCTGTTCGATCGCGGATATGCAGTATCGGAATTCGGAGCGACCGATGAAAACGCCTTCGATTATCCCGATGCCGCTGCCGCAGTTGCAGAGCGAATCTCTCGAGGCGAAGCGCCTTTCGGTGTTCTCATTTGCGGCACAGGAATCGGAATGGCGATGGCAGCGAATAAGTTTCCAGGTGTTCGAGCCGCGGTATGTTGGGATGTTCGAAGCGCTCGCCTGAGTAGGGAACATAATCACGCAAACATCCTTTGCATGGGGGGGAGGCTGATTTCTGCCGAAGATGCGGTCGCTATTCTCGAAGCATTTTTGAACGAACCGGAAAGCCAAGAACCGCGTCACATTCGCAGGGTAGGGAAAATTAATGCTCTCGGTTGTTCTTCCGAGAAATCGTCAGAGCGAAAGACTGAACTGCAAGAAGCAAAATAA
- a CDS encoding Gfo/Idh/MocA family oxidoreductase, protein MSSKLRGGALGVSHPHFSGRLKAIQTLDEIELVGIYDADVTLARRLGEETGAKVYSNEEELLRANLDFVIIESTNHENARYALSAIRERKAILLEKPGAHDLPTLKTISQEAERNNVFCQVGYHLRYSPSVQEALNIIENGGVGRITTGRFHVAVMSPWLTDPWFCNPFDRGGLVYLDFCHMLDLLILFLGKPSSHLSKILKLENVPKHPFEDSGAFLFRFGDALIAGDCCGWEVNDWITTWDIELYGMEGTLKLGIHPPWWKLYSPSKGAGWKEWSEMDFDGDKNYLFEMEDFAKRLRGEVTGKGCTLKEAVTILEIIEEMYRANGM, encoded by the coding sequence ATGAGTTCGAAACTGCGCGGAGGAGCGCTCGGAGTTTCCCATCCCCATTTTTCGGGGAGATTGAAAGCGATACAAACTCTCGATGAAATCGAATTGGTGGGGATTTACGATGCGGATGTTACACTCGCACGACGTTTAGGAGAAGAAACCGGCGCTAAGGTTTACTCGAACGAGGAAGAACTTCTTCGTGCGAATCTCGATTTCGTCATTATCGAAAGCACGAATCACGAAAATGCGAGATATGCTTTATCCGCAATTCGTGAAAGGAAAGCGATTCTTCTCGAAAAGCCCGGAGCGCATGACCTACCGACTTTGAAAACCATCTCCCAAGAGGCAGAAAGGAATAACGTTTTCTGCCAAGTCGGTTACCATCTCCGCTATTCACCATCGGTGCAAGAAGCATTGAATATTATCGAAAACGGGGGGGTTGGGCGCATCACTACTGGTCGTTTCCATGTTGCGGTGATGTCTCCCTGGCTGACCGACCCATGGTTCTGCAATCCCTTCGATAGGGGGGGCTTAGTCTATCTCGATTTTTGTCACATGCTCGATTTATTGATTCTGTTTTTAGGAAAGCCCAGTTCCCACCTCTCGAAAATCTTGAAACTGGAAAACGTTCCGAAACATCCATTCGAAGATTCCGGGGCGTTCTTATTCCGATTCGGGGATGCCTTGATAGCCGGTGATTGTTGCGGTTGGGAAGTCAACGACTGGATTACGACATGGGATATCGAATTATATGGAATGGAAGGGACGCTGAAACTCGGAATTCATCCTCCATGGTGGAAATTGTATTCACCATCCAAAGGAGCAGGGTGGAAGGAATGGTCGGAGATGGATTTCGACGGAGACAAGAATTATTTGTTCGAAATGGAGGATTTCGCGAAAAGACTAAGAGGCGAGGTCACTGGAAAAGGGTGCACGCTGAAAGAGGCGGTGACGATTCTGGAAATCATCGAAGAGATGTATCGAGCGAACGGAATGTAA
- the tsaD gene encoding tRNA (adenosine(37)-N6)-threonylcarbamoyltransferase complex transferase subunit TsaD: MEYLDGIVLGIETSCDETSCALVRGREVLSNVVSSQAALHMKWGGVVPEVAARKHTEALLPALERAFEEAHVSFDEIRGIGVTNRPGLVGALAVGVAGAKALSLAWKVPMLGVHHLEAHILSPLMAEDVPFPHVCLLVSGGHTELILVRGAGMYEKLGGTIDDAAGEAFDKCARAMGLGFPGGPAIQKIAEKGDPHRYKLPRGLSDPNMNFSFAGLKTAVLKLIEKEKDSLDVPSLAASFEEVVTSVLAERTFYACKETNAKAVTLVGGVAANRRLRSKMDELSKRYDIGFFAAPLSLCTDNAAMIAHVAAWRLSFGERDDLDMETLSSAPLPGLQATGIVSE; encoded by the coding sequence GTGGAATACTTAGACGGCATCGTTTTGGGTATCGAAACGAGTTGTGATGAAACTTCCTGCGCTTTGGTTCGTGGGAGGGAAGTTTTATCGAATGTCGTAAGTTCTCAAGCGGCGCTTCACATGAAGTGGGGAGGAGTCGTTCCGGAAGTTGCAGCTCGTAAACACACCGAAGCGTTATTGCCTGCGCTCGAGCGGGCTTTCGAAGAAGCGCATGTTTCTTTCGATGAAATTCGTGGAATCGGCGTAACGAATCGTCCTGGATTGGTGGGGGCATTGGCTGTAGGTGTCGCAGGCGCAAAAGCGTTATCTCTGGCATGGAAAGTTCCCATGCTCGGCGTGCATCATTTGGAGGCGCATATTCTCTCTCCCCTTATGGCAGAAGATGTGCCTTTTCCTCATGTTTGTTTATTGGTTTCGGGGGGGCATACGGAATTGATTCTCGTTCGAGGGGCGGGGATGTACGAAAAATTGGGGGGGACGATCGACGATGCCGCAGGAGAAGCCTTCGATAAATGCGCAAGGGCTATGGGTCTCGGATTTCCGGGAGGACCCGCTATTCAAAAAATCGCTGAAAAGGGTGATCCGCATCGCTATAAACTCCCAAGAGGGCTTAGCGACCCCAACATGAATTTCAGTTTTGCCGGTTTGAAAACGGCGGTGCTGAAACTTATCGAGAAGGAGAAAGATTCTTTAGACGTGCCCTCTTTAGCCGCTTCTTTCGAAGAAGTCGTGACTTCGGTCCTGGCGGAAAGAACCTTCTATGCGTGCAAAGAAACGAATGCCAAAGCCGTCACTTTAGTTGGAGGTGTTGCCGCGAATCGAAGGCTTCGTTCCAAGATGGATGAGCTCTCTAAGCGATACGATATAGGCTTTTTCGCAGCCCCGCTTTCTCTTTGCACGGATAATGCTGCGATGATTGCTCATGTCGCTGCTTGGCGTTTATCATTCGGAGAAAGAGACGATTTGGACATGGAAACCTTGTCTTCAGCCCCCCTTCCCGGGTTGCAAGCTACGGGAATCGTGTCAGAATGA